The proteins below are encoded in one region of Lactuca sativa cultivar Salinas chromosome 3, Lsat_Salinas_v11, whole genome shotgun sequence:
- the LOC111883327 gene encoding pathogen-associated molecular patterns-induced protein A70 encodes MSFFKFESIKKLIHVKKACKSFTDQIFRSRCNRIKVRKAIKTVTTFLVSPRQKIRFRSMRQRSSTSHHYHLLQKGLPAIFIDQLYHPKSGQSSRQPVINKDNKKPGFATTSADTGGGNTSAHTSGSKREESVTTKQFSLLREKKKDESKKGDMLQTRDIRGVDERAEDYILKVREQMRLQREKSILDFQEMLARSV; translated from the coding sequence ATGTCCTTCTTCAAGTTTGAGTCGATAAAGAAGCTCATACACGTTAAAAAAGCATGTAAGAGCTTCACTGATCAGATCTTTCGATCCAGATGTAATAGGATTAAAGTTCGTAAGGCTATAAAAACTGTCACCACCTTTCTTGTTTCACCACGTCAAAAAATACGCTTTCGTTCAATGAGACAACGCTCTTCCACAAGCCACCATTACCACCTCCTTCAGAAGGGTCTTCCGGCCATATTCATTGATCAACTCTATCATCCAAAATCGGGTCAATCATCAAGACAACCCGTAATTAACAAAGATAATAAGAAACCAGGTTTTGCTACCACTAGTGCAGACACTGGTGGTGGTAACACTAGTGCCCATACTAGTGGTAGCAAGCGGGAAGAAAGCGTAACAACGAAACAGTTTTCGTTGTTACGTGAGAAAAAGAAAGATGAGAGTAAAAAGGGAGACATGTTACAGACACGAGACATACGAGGGGTGGATGAAAGAGCGGAGGATTATATTTTGAAGGTTAGAGAGCAAATGAGACTCCAAAGGGAGAAATCGATTCTTGATTTTCAAGAAATGCTTGCTCGAAGTGTATGA
- the LOC111883302 gene encoding uncharacterized protein LOC111883302 produces the protein MASSSSPVVQLQPLFSNNNNSRLSSLHASTSDFSLPSSVRKFFYKKKSAATITAMAQPQRSAMQYNQVGDSNLVVSEITFGTMTFGEQNTEKEAHEMLSYAVEHGINTLDTAEMYPVPVKKETQGLTDIYIGNWMKSRPRDQIILATKVSGYSERATYLRDNGEVVRVDAANIKESVEKSLKRLNTDYVDLLQIHWPDRYVPLFGEFFYDPSKWRASVSFVEQLRAFQELINEGKVRYIGVSNETSYGVMEFINAAKAEGLPKIVSIQNSYSLLSRCKFEVDLVEVCHPKNCNVGLLCYSPLAGGSLTGKYLDLESEASKKGRLQLFPGYMERYNKSISKEATAQYIEMAKKHGLSPVELALGFVRDRPFMTSTIIGATSVEQLKEDIDAFLTTQRPLSPDVMTDIETIFKRYKDPTIL, from the exons ATGGCTTCGTCTTCTTCGCCTGTAGTTCAACTTCAACCCCTCTTCTCCAATAACAACAACAGTCGCCTTTCGTCTCTCCATGCCTCCACCTCCGACTTCTCATTACCATCCTCCGTTAGGAAGTTCTTCTACAAAAAGAAGTCTGCTGCCACCATCACAGCCATGGCACAACCACAGAGAAGCGCGATGCAGTATAATCAAGTTGGGGATTCCAACCTTGTAGTCAGTGAAATTACTTTCGGCACA ATGACATTTGGGGAACAGAACACAGAGAAGGAGGCCCACGAAATGCTTTCCTATGCAGTGGAGCATGGGATTAATACTCTAGACACTGCAGAAATG TATCCAGTTCCAGTGAAGAAGGAGACGCAAGGGCTAACAGATATTTACATTGGAAATTGGATGAAATCTCGACCTCGTGACCAG ATTATATTAGCCACTAAAGTATCTGGATACTCAGAGAGAGCAACTTACCTTCGAGACAATGGAGAAGTTGTGAGGGTTGATGCTGCAAATATTAAAGAAAGTGTGGAGAAAAGCTTGAAACGTCTTAATACTGATTACGTTGATTTACTACAAATTCATtg GCCAGATCGATATGTGCCATTGTTTGGTGAGTTCTTTTATGATCCTTCCAAATGGAGGGCAAGTGTGTCATTTGTTGAACAACTCAGAGCCTTTCAAGAACTCATTAATGAAGGAAAG GTGAGGTACATTGGTGTTTCAAATGAAACTTCATATGGAGTAATGGAATTCATTAATGCTGCAAAAGCTGAAGGACTTCCAAAGATTGTTAGCATTCAAAACAGTTATAGTCTGCTATCAAGATGCAAGTTTGAAG TTGATCTTGTTGAAGTATGTCACCCAAAGAACTGCAATGTTGGCTTACTTTGTTATTCGCCATTGGCTGGTGGATCTTTAACTGGAAAGTATTTGGATTTAGAATCTGAAGCTTCTAAAAAAGGAAGGCTTCAGCTTTTCCCTGGATACATGGAAAGATACAATAAATCCATTTCCAAG GAAGCTACGGCACAATACATTGAAATGGCGAAGAAACATGGTTTAAGTCCGGTTGAGCTGGCACTTGGATTTGTGAGAGACCGTCCATTCATGACAAGCACAATCATCGGTGCAACATCCGTTGAACAATTAAAAGAAGATATTGATGCTTTTTTAACAACACAGAGACCTTTATCACCCGATGTCATGACAGATATCGAAACTATCTTCAAGAGATACAAAGATCCAACAATCCTTTAG
- the LOC111883313 gene encoding uncharacterized protein LOC111883313 has protein sequence MASSSSPIIQPLFSNNNNNNSRISSFNASTSTSYFSFPSSVRNFFNKKKLATTITAMAQPQRSAMQYNQVGDSNLVVSEITFGTMTFGEQNTEKEAHEMLSYAVEHGINTLDTAEMYPIPMKKETQGLTDVYIGNWLKSRPRDQIILATKVSGYSDRLSYIRDNAEVLRVDAANIKESVEKSLKRLNTDYIDLLQIHWPDRYVGLFGEFFYDPSKWRESVSFVEQLRAFQELINEGKVRYIGVSNETSYGVMEFINAAKAEGLPKIVSIQNSYSLLVRCKFEVDLVEVCHPYNCNVGLLCYSPLAGGALTGKYLDSESEASKKGRLQLFPGYMERYNKSISKEATTQYIEMAKKHGLSPVELALGFVRDRPFMTSTIIGATSVEQLKEDIDAFLTTQRPLSPDVMTDIETIFKRYKDPTTF, from the exons atggcttcatcttcttcgcCTATAATTCAACCCCTCttctccaacaacaacaacaacaacagccgCATTTCGTCTTTCAATGCCTCCACCTCCACCTCTTACTTCTCATTTCCATCTTCCGTCAGGAATTTCTTCAACAAAAAGAAGCTCGCCACCACTATCACAGCCATGGCACAACCACAAAGGAGCGCAATGCAGTATAATCAAGTTGGGGATTCCAATCTTGTAGTCAGTGAAATTACTTTCGGCACT ATGACATTTGGGGAACAGAACACCGAGAAGGAGGCTCACGAAATGCTCTCCTACGCAGTGGAACATGGGATTAATACTCTAGACACTGCAGAAATG TATCCAATTCCAATGAAGAAGGAGACACAAGGACTAACCGATGTTTATATTGGAAACTGGCTGAAATCTCGACCTCGTGATCAG ATTATATTAGCCACTAAAGTGTCTGGATACTCAGATAGATTAAGTTACATAAGAGACAATGCAGAAGTTCTAAGGGTTGATGCTGCAAATATTAAAGAAAGTGTGGAGAAAAGCTTGAAACGTTTGAATACTGATTACATTGACTTATTACAAATTCATTG GCCAGATCGCTATGTGGGATTGTTTGGTGAGTTCTTTTATGATCCTTCCAAATGGAGGGAAAGTGTGTCATTTGTTGAACAACTCAGAGCCTTTCAAGAACTCATTAATGAAGGAAAG GTGAGGTACATTGGTGTTTCAAATGAAACTTCATATGGAGTAATGGAATTCATTAATGCTGCAAAAGCTGAAGGACTTCCAAAGATTGTTAGTATtcaaaacagttatagtttgttaGTAAGATGCAAGTTTGAAG ttgATCTTGTTGAAGTATGCCATCCATATAACTGCAATGTTGGCTTACTTTGTTATTCACCATTGGCTGGTGGAGCTTTAACTGGAAAGTATTTGGATTCAGAATCTGAAGCTTCTAAAAAAGGAAGGCTTCAGCTTTTCCCTGGATACATGGAAAGATACAATAAATCCATTTCCAAG GAAGCTACAACACAATACATTGAAATGGCGAAGAAACACGGTTTAAGTCCGGTTGAGCTGGCACTTGGATTTGTGAGAGACCGTCCATTCATGACAAGCACAATCATCGGTGCAACATCCGTTGAACAATTAAAAGAAGATATTGATGCTTTTTTAACAACACAGAGACCTTTATCACCTGATGTCATGACAGATATCGAAACTATCTTCAAGAGATACAAAGATCCAACAACTTTTTAG